A region of the Stutzerimonas stutzeri genome:
CGGTGCGATTCATCTGTTGGTGGGCATTCACGCCGACGGCAGGGTCGCCGGTGTCCGGGTCATCGGCCATCGTGAAACGCCAGGCCTGGGCGACAAGATCGAATTGGCGAAGAGTCCGTGGATTCGCAGTTTCGATGGCAAGTCGCTGAGCAGTCCGGCGGCTGAAGGCTGGGCAGTGAAGAAGGACCGCGGCGAGTTCGACCAATTCGCTGGCGCCACCATCACCCCCCGTGCCGTCGTCGGCGCCGTGCACCGCGCCTTGCAGTACTTCGATGCGCACAAGGCTGAGCTGCTGACAACCGGCGGCGAAGCGATCGAGGACACTGGCGCCGCCCTGGAACGCCGCAGCGAACCTGAGGAAACCACCGTGCATTCCCGGGCCGGCAGTGCCGGCACGCGCGACGAACTGCGCACCACCGAGCCTGAAGCCGAGCCGCAAGGGGATCAGCCATGAGCACACCCAGCTATAGCGAATTGACCGTCAACGGTCTGTGGAAGAACAACCCGGCACTGGTGCAGCTGCTCGGGCTCTGCCCGCTGCTCGGCGTCAGCAACTCGGCGGTCAACGCCCTCGGACTCGGCCTGGCGACAATGCTGGTGCTGACCTGTTCGAACATCGGCGTCTCACTGGTGCGC
Encoded here:
- the rsxG gene encoding electron transport complex subunit RsxG — translated: MMLPEISRSMLKNAAVLGLFAIVTVGAVTLLQQGTAERIQAAERAAQVRALGEILPAGSYDNHLLDDSVLIQDRLLGNRSPLPAYVAIKDGRPSAVILQAIAPDGYSGAIHLLVGIHADGRVAGVRVIGHRETPGLGDKIELAKSPWIRSFDGKSLSSPAAEGWAVKKDRGEFDQFAGATITPRAVVGAVHRALQYFDAHKAELLTTGGEAIEDTGAALERRSEPEETTVHSRAGSAGTRDELRTTEPEAEPQGDQP